From the Kitasatospora viridis genome, one window contains:
- a CDS encoding protein kinase domain-containing protein — MPIQPLESADPEAVGPYRLLARLGAGGMGRVYLARSTGGRTVAIKVVRPELAEDQEFRERFRREVAAAQAVSGVYTAPVVDADRDGPVPWLATAYVLGPSLTEAVQAHGPLPVGAVRALGAGLAEALAAVHRAGLVHRDLKPSNVLLAADGPRLIDFGIARALEGGGLTGTGIVVGSPGFMCPEQASGAVTGPAGDVFSLGSVLVFAATGAGPFSQDTDSAAALLYRVIHDQPALDGVPEELLPTLAACLAKDPVDRPTTAELAELLGGRGPLRSGWLPAAVASDIATHAATVLDMETPARGSAAAGHPPTEVNGHGEGTVRLAAARTVPAPAAAAPTAPATSRRMLLAGGGAALVAALGGTVWALSRGGTPHPGPAPLPARSSGAPSPARTHAPGSPPFPLWTHDIPGAMASLTPLCQGDAVYFYGPGGVYALAMTDGTVRWSKPDQGTLGLAATASGVVYNGTDLVEVDPASGNVLWKFDATPKAGATEQLGPDQILAGDDRAVYGLCHFSALDSAGDIRPDVTPVPGVFAVSRQDGSLLWSQHRSPDADTDVQAVLTKDLLLYTDTKKNLVARSTGTGAQLWFVDTDSQGVYQPGLDGDRLYCSSSGSGLQAVTLATQHQAWAKSAPQGSKDLWYSAPAVADGVVYTVLGGTTMPQYGATPTAGPTVIAYRAADGTELWRLPLPNEVSMDCTPVLVQGTLFVSTNTKGFYAIDTKARKILWIYQADATIDLAWAFATDGRTLVAVQDTKVVALPPV, encoded by the coding sequence ATGCCGATCCAGCCTTTGGAGTCCGCCGATCCCGAGGCCGTCGGGCCCTACCGGCTGCTGGCCAGACTCGGCGCCGGTGGGATGGGCCGGGTGTACCTGGCCCGTTCGACCGGCGGGCGGACGGTCGCGATCAAGGTGGTGCGCCCGGAGCTGGCGGAGGATCAGGAGTTCCGCGAGCGGTTCCGGCGCGAGGTGGCGGCCGCGCAGGCCGTCAGCGGGGTGTACACCGCGCCGGTGGTGGACGCCGACCGGGACGGGCCGGTGCCCTGGCTGGCCACCGCCTACGTACTGGGCCCCTCGCTCACCGAGGCGGTGCAGGCGCACGGCCCGCTGCCGGTCGGCGCCGTCCGGGCGCTGGGGGCGGGCCTCGCCGAGGCGCTGGCCGCCGTCCACCGGGCCGGGCTGGTGCACCGCGACCTCAAGCCGTCCAACGTGCTGCTGGCCGCCGACGGTCCGCGGCTGATCGACTTCGGGATCGCCCGGGCGCTGGAAGGGGGCGGGCTGACCGGCACCGGGATCGTCGTCGGCTCGCCCGGCTTCATGTGCCCGGAGCAGGCGAGCGGCGCGGTGACGGGGCCGGCCGGGGACGTCTTCTCGCTGGGCTCGGTGCTGGTCTTCGCCGCCACGGGTGCGGGCCCGTTCAGCCAGGACACCGATTCGGCGGCCGCGCTGCTCTACCGCGTCATCCACGACCAGCCGGCGCTGGACGGCGTGCCCGAGGAGCTGCTGCCCACGCTCGCCGCCTGCCTGGCCAAGGACCCGGTGGACCGGCCGACCACCGCCGAGCTCGCCGAACTGCTGGGCGGCCGTGGGCCGTTGCGCTCCGGCTGGCTGCCCGCGGCGGTCGCCTCGGACATCGCCACGCACGCCGCCACCGTGCTGGACATGGAGACCCCGGCCCGGGGCAGCGCCGCCGCCGGACACCCGCCCACCGAAGTGAACGGGCACGGCGAAGGCACCGTCCGGCTCGCCGCCGCCCGCACCGTCCCGGCCCCCGCCGCCGCCGCGCCGACCGCGCCCGCGACCTCGCGCCGGATGCTGCTGGCCGGTGGCGGCGCCGCGCTGGTGGCCGCCCTGGGCGGCACCGTCTGGGCCCTCTCCCGCGGCGGCACGCCGCACCCGGGTCCGGCCCCGCTGCCCGCCCGGTCCTCCGGCGCGCCGAGCCCCGCCCGCACGCACGCCCCCGGCTCGCCGCCGTTCCCGCTGTGGACGCACGACATCCCCGGGGCGATGGCCTCGCTGACGCCGCTGTGCCAGGGGGACGCCGTCTACTTCTACGGCCCGGGCGGCGTGTACGCGCTCGCGATGACGGACGGCACCGTGCGCTGGTCCAAGCCGGACCAGGGCACGCTGGGCCTGGCCGCGACCGCCTCAGGCGTGGTCTACAACGGGACCGACCTGGTCGAGGTCGACCCCGCCAGCGGCAACGTGCTCTGGAAGTTCGACGCGACGCCGAAGGCGGGCGCCACCGAGCAGCTCGGCCCGGACCAGATCCTGGCGGGCGACGACCGGGCGGTCTACGGCCTGTGCCACTTCTCCGCGCTGGACTCCGCCGGCGACATCCGGCCGGACGTCACGCCGGTCCCGGGCGTCTTCGCCGTCTCCCGCCAGGACGGCTCGCTGCTGTGGAGCCAGCACCGCAGTCCCGACGCCGACACCGACGTGCAGGCGGTGCTCACCAAGGACCTGCTGCTCTACACGGACACCAAGAAGAACCTGGTCGCCCGCAGCACCGGCACCGGTGCGCAGCTCTGGTTCGTCGACACCGACTCGCAGGGCGTCTACCAGCCGGGCCTCGACGGCGACCGGCTCTACTGCTCGTCGAGCGGCTCCGGCCTCCAGGCGGTGACCCTGGCGACCCAGCACCAGGCCTGGGCGAAGAGCGCGCCGCAGGGCAGCAAGGACCTCTGGTACAGCGCGCCGGCGGTCGCCGACGGGGTGGTCTACACGGTGCTCGGCGGCACCACGATGCCGCAGTACGGCGCCACCCCGACGGCCGGCCCCACGGTGATCGCCTACCGGGCCGCCGACGGCACGGAGCTGTGGCGGCTGCCGCTGCCGAACGAGGTGTCGATGGACTGCACGCCGGTCCTGGTCCAGGGCACCCTCTTCGTCTCCACCAACACGAAGGGCTTCTACGCGATCGACACCAAGGCCAGGAAGATCCTCTGGATCTACCAGGCGGACGCCACGATCGACCTCGCCTGGGCGTTCGCCACCGACGGCCGGACGCTGGTCGCCGTCCAGGACACCAAGGTCGTCGCCCTGCCGCCGGTCTGA
- the kdpB gene encoding potassium-transporting ATPase subunit KdpB, producing the protein MLPLAPEETVTPDPPAPPPTGQRHRAARGALLDPGQLLAAVPEALRKLHPRVMVRNPVMFVVEVGSTLTTVSALVQPSVFAWLISGWLWLTVVFANLAEAVAERRGKAQAESLRKARTGTTARRLRRWRIGLERFEEERVPAEHLQLYDFVVVEAGETVPGDGDVVEGIAAVDESAITGESAPVVREAGGDRCAVTGGTRVLSDRIVVRITSKPGLTFLDRMIALVEGAERKKTPNEIALNILLASLTIVFILSVVTLQPFAIYAGAEQTTPVLVALLVALSPTTIGALLSAIGIAGMDRLVQRNVVAMSGRAVEAAGDVDTLLLDKTGTITFGNRQAVRFLPAPGAGELELVEAAQLSSLADETPEGRSIVLLAERYGLRERPPGELGALEFVPFSAQTRMSGVDLEQPGAWRIELRKGAASAISVWVYERGGLVAGEVLEAADVIAANGGTPLLVAVHDEYGARVLGIVQLKDVVKDGIRERFAELRRMGIRTVMVTGDNPRTAQAIAREAGVDDFLAEATPEDKLALIRREQEGGKLVAMTGDGTNDAPALAQADVGVAMNTGTSAAKEAGNMVDLDSNPTKLIEIVQIGKQLLITRGALTTFSIANDVAKYFAIIPAMFGRAYPGLRDFNVMALHSPTSAITSAIIFNALIIVGLIPLALRGVRYRPSSAADLLARNLWVFGLGGLVLPFVGIKLIDLVVRFLV; encoded by the coding sequence ATGCTGCCGCTCGCCCCAGAGGAAACCGTCACGCCGGATCCACCGGCACCGCCGCCGACCGGCCAGCGCCACCGGGCGGCCCGCGGCGCCCTCTTGGACCCGGGGCAACTGCTGGCGGCCGTTCCGGAGGCGCTGCGCAAGCTGCACCCGCGGGTGATGGTGCGCAATCCGGTGATGTTCGTGGTCGAGGTCGGCTCGACGCTCACCACCGTCTCGGCCCTGGTGCAGCCGAGCGTCTTCGCCTGGCTGATCAGCGGCTGGCTCTGGCTCACGGTCGTGTTCGCGAACCTCGCCGAGGCGGTGGCCGAGCGGCGGGGCAAGGCGCAGGCGGAGTCGCTGCGCAAGGCCCGGACGGGCACCACGGCGAGGCGCCTGCGCCGGTGGCGGATCGGCCTGGAGCGCTTCGAGGAGGAGCGGGTGCCGGCCGAGCACCTGCAGCTGTACGACTTCGTGGTGGTGGAGGCCGGTGAGACGGTCCCGGGTGACGGCGACGTGGTCGAGGGGATCGCCGCGGTCGACGAGTCGGCGATCACCGGGGAGTCGGCGCCGGTGGTCCGCGAGGCCGGCGGCGACCGGTGCGCGGTGACCGGCGGGACCAGGGTGCTGTCCGACCGGATCGTGGTGCGGATCACCTCCAAGCCCGGGCTCACCTTCCTCGACCGGATGATCGCGCTGGTCGAGGGCGCGGAGCGGAAGAAGACGCCCAACGAGATCGCGCTGAACATCCTGCTCGCCTCGCTCACCATCGTCTTCATCCTCAGCGTGGTGACGCTCCAGCCGTTCGCCATCTACGCGGGCGCCGAGCAGACCACACCCGTGCTGGTCGCGCTGCTGGTGGCGCTGAGCCCGACCACGATCGGTGCGCTGCTCTCGGCGATCGGCATCGCCGGCATGGACCGCCTGGTGCAGCGCAACGTGGTGGCCATGTCGGGCCGGGCGGTGGAGGCGGCCGGTGACGTCGACACGCTGCTGCTGGACAAGACCGGCACGATCACCTTCGGCAACCGGCAGGCCGTCCGGTTCCTGCCCGCACCCGGCGCGGGCGAGCTCGAACTCGTCGAGGCCGCACAGCTGTCGAGCCTGGCGGACGAGACGCCCGAGGGCCGCTCCATCGTGCTGCTCGCCGAACGGTACGGGCTGCGCGAACGGCCGCCGGGCGAGCTCGGGGCGCTGGAGTTCGTCCCGTTCAGCGCGCAGACCCGGATGAGCGGGGTCGACCTGGAGCAGCCCGGCGCCTGGCGGATCGAGCTGCGCAAGGGCGCCGCGTCGGCGATCTCGGTCTGGGTGTACGAGCGCGGCGGCCTGGTGGCGGGCGAGGTGCTGGAGGCGGCCGACGTCATCGCGGCGAACGGCGGCACGCCGCTGCTGGTGGCCGTCCACGACGAGTACGGTGCCCGGGTGCTCGGGATCGTCCAGCTGAAGGACGTGGTCAAGGACGGCATCCGGGAGCGCTTCGCCGAGCTGCGCCGGATGGGCATCCGCACGGTGATGGTCACCGGGGACAACCCGCGCACCGCACAGGCGATCGCCCGGGAGGCCGGGGTGGACGACTTCCTCGCGGAGGCCACCCCGGAGGACAAGCTCGCGCTGATCCGGCGCGAGCAGGAGGGCGGCAAGCTGGTGGCGATGACCGGGGACGGCACCAACGACGCGCCGGCCCTGGCCCAGGCCGACGTGGGCGTGGCGATGAACACCGGCACCTCGGCCGCCAAGGAGGCCGGGAACATGGTGGACCTGGACTCCAACCCCACCAAGCTGATCGAGATCGTCCAGATCGGCAAGCAACTGCTGATCACCCGCGGGGCGTTGACCACCTTCTCGATCGCCAACGACGTCGCCAAGTACTTCGCGATCATCCCCGCCATGTTCGGGCGCGCCTACCCGGGCCTGCGCGACTTCAACGTCATGGCGCTGCACAGCCCGACCTCCGCGATCACCTCGGCGATCATCTTCAACGCGCTGATCATCGTCGGGCTGATCCCGCTGGCCCTGCGCGGGGTCCGCTACCGGCCGTCCTCGGCGGCCGACCTGCTGGCGCGCAACCTGTGGGTCTTCGGGCTCGGCGGGCTCGTCCTGCCGTTCGTCGGCATCAAGCTGATCGACCTGGTGGTGCGGTTCCTGGTCTGA
- a CDS encoding C39 family peptidase: MTGNAIPGRLVRGSLLVLAGTVLALVPAGAAVAASAVPIPEYQQQMNDDCEASALRMVLAGYGVDASDQDVLAQIGVDREHYQFGWSGPLSGDPFAAFVGDPDGSESQGTGFGVYYPPIAAAAQAYGLTVVDAGQGISPDELSSYLDAGSAAVIWTDYQWQALPADYYTAYDGQSVPYAGPGEHAVVVTDYSDGAVSINDPYAGQYSLSADDFDAGYSTYGQMAVVLSGPQDA; encoded by the coding sequence ATGACTGGAAACGCGATACCCGGGCGGCTGGTCAGGGGTTCCCTCCTGGTCCTCGCCGGGACGGTGCTGGCACTCGTCCCCGCAGGAGCGGCCGTTGCCGCCTCGGCCGTCCCCATCCCGGAGTACCAGCAGCAGATGAACGACGACTGCGAGGCGAGCGCGCTGCGCATGGTCCTGGCCGGCTATGGCGTCGACGCCAGCGACCAGGACGTCCTCGCCCAGATCGGCGTCGACCGCGAGCACTACCAGTTCGGCTGGTCCGGCCCGCTCTCCGGCGACCCGTTCGCGGCCTTCGTCGGCGACCCGGACGGCTCGGAGAGCCAGGGAACCGGCTTCGGCGTCTACTACCCGCCGATCGCGGCGGCCGCCCAGGCCTACGGGCTGACGGTGGTGGACGCCGGGCAGGGCATCTCCCCGGACGAACTGAGCTCCTACCTCGACGCGGGCTCCGCGGCGGTCATCTGGACCGACTACCAGTGGCAGGCGCTCCCGGCCGACTACTACACCGCCTACGACGGCCAGTCCGTCCCCTACGCGGGACCGGGTGAGCACGCCGTGGTGGTGACCGACTACTCGGACGGGGCCGTCAGCATCAACGACCCCTACGCCGGCCAGTACTCGCTCTCCGCCGACGACTTCGACGCCGGCTACAGCACCTACGGGCAGATGGCCGTGGTGCTGAGCGGCCCTCAGGACGCCTGA